GTTGTACTCGTCGCCCGCCACGACGTGGATCGGCACGTCCGGCAGGTAGCGCAGCACGACGGTGCAGTCGTCGGTGGCCTGGAAGTTGGGGTCCCCCGCGGCCACCTCGTAGGCCCGGCGGATGGTGGACAGCTTGAACGCCTGCGGGGTCTGGCCGCGGCGCAGCCGGGAGCGGTCCGGGATCTCGGTGATGAACTCGCCGTCCTCGCCGTGCGTGCGCGTGACGATGATGGTGTCCGCGGACGGGATGGCCACGTCGACGGCCTGGTAGCGCTCCAGCGCCGCGACGCAGTCGTCGATGACGCGCCGCGACAGCAGGGGCCGCACGGCGTCGTGGAACAGCACGTTGAGGTCCTCGCCGTCGGCCAGCCCCTCGCCCAGGGCCGCGATGGCGCGTTCGGTGGTCTCGTTCCGCGTGGTGCCGCCCTCGATGATCTTCCGGACCTTGGTGAAACCGGCCTTGGAGACGATCTTCTCGATGTCGGGTACATAGCCCGGCGCCATCAGCACGATGATGTCGTCGACCGAGTCGGCCTTCTCGAAGGTGGTCAACGTGTGCTCGATGACGGCCTTGCCGGCGATCTTCAGCAGCTGCTTGGGGATCGACAGACCCACCCGCTGGCCGGTGCCACCGGCCAGGATCACTGCGGTGGTACGGGGCTTGGCTATGTGCTGGGACACAGAGGACCTACCTTGGGGCGACAGGGAACGGGGAAATGGTCCCACTTGCGGTTACCGCGATGCAAGGTGAGTGACGTTCGCTGCAAATGTGCACGCAACCCGGCATTCACCTTGCGACTCCGGCGATTGCCAAGACTCGACGCGGCTTCCCGTGGATGGTCCCTTTAAATCCTGTGAGTTACTGCACAGGCAGTATGTCATTGCCGAGAGTGACCGAGTGACAGGCGCGGGCGCGCGTCGCGGTGGGCCCGGGCGGCCGTCTCCGGCGCCGTCCGGGCATCGCCCGGGCCACGGGCCCGAACGGCCCCGGGGCACGGCGGACGAAGGCCGGGGCCCGGCGGCGGGGGCGCCCGGCACGGGGCGGGCGGGGCCCGATCACCGGTCGCCCGCACGCCGTCGCTCCGACACGGTCCGTCATCCCGGGGCCGGTCCGTGAGGGCTTGCCGGACGGCCCGGTCCGATGTGCGGATCTTCACGCCGCACGGGGCGGGACCGCACCCGTTCTTCATATCCATGAACGCGCCGTCGCGAAGCGGTCGCGAATAGCGCGCGCCCCGCAGGGGATTACCGCGGAATTCCCTGCCGGGGGTGCACGGCATTTCGGCCCCGAGCCGTCCGTCTCCATGGTGAAGGGACGGTAAGGGGTGTTCCTCGGAGGACGCTGAGAGGGCACCGAGAGGACGCTGGGAGGAGTCCGGGGCGTGGATGGGTCCCGCCCCGAACAGAAAACCCGTGGGGCCGGCGCGAAGGGCCGGCCACCACGGGCTCGAAGGGGCGGAACCGGACGGCTCCGGGGCGGACTAGAAGGGCTCGAAGCCCTCGAACTCCTGGGCCGCCTCGTCGCGTTCGGCCTGCTTGTCCCGGCGGCGCTGGGTCGCGGGACGCGGCTCCTCGAAGCGGTGGTCCTCGCCACGGCGGCCGAGCATCTCGGCGCCGGCCGTCACGGACGGCTCCCAGTCGAAGACGACCGCGTTGTCCTCGGGGCCGATGGCCACGCCGTCACCGCCGCGGGCCCCCGCCTTCATCAACGCGTCCTCCACACCGAGTCGGTTGAGCCGGTCGGCGAGGTAGCCGACGGCCTCGTCGTTGTTGAAGTCGGTCTGGCGCACCCAGCGTTCGGGCTTCTCGCCACGGACGCGGAAGAGGCCGTCCTCCTCCAGCGTGACGGTGAAGCCGGTGTCGTCGACCGCCTTCGGACGGATGACGACCCGGGTCGCCTCCTCCTTCGGCCGGGCCGCGCGGGCTGCCGCCACCATCTCCGCGACGGCGAAGGACAGCTCCTTCAGACCCATGTGGGCGACCGCGGACACCTCGAAGACACGGTAGCCGCGCGCCTCCAGGTCGGGGCGGACCATCTCGGCGAGGTCCTTGCCGTCCGGTACGTCGATCTTGTTCAGCACCACGAGCCGCGGCCGGTCCCCGAGGCCGCCGTACTGCTTGAGCTCCTCCTCGATGATGTCGAGGTCGGAGAGCGGGTCGCGCTCGGACTCCAGGGTCGCCGTGTCCAGCACGTGCACGAGGACGCTGCACCGCTCGACGTGGCGCAGGAACTCCAGGCCGAGGCCCTTGCCCTGGCTGGCGCCCGGGATCAGACCGGGGACGTCGGCGATCGTGTAGACCGTGGAGCCGGCCGTCACCACACCCAGGTTCGGGACGAGGGTCGTGAACGGGTAGTCCGCGATCTTGGGCTTGGCGGCGGACAGGACGGAGATCAGCGAGGACTTGCCGGCACTCGGATAGCCGACGAGGGCCACGTCCGCGACCGTCTTCAGCTCCAGGACGATGTCCTGGAAGTCGCCGGGCTCACCGAGGAGCGCGAAGCCGGGCGCCTTGCGGCGGGCCGAGGCCAGCGCCGCGTTGCCGAGGCCGCCGCGGCCGCCCTGGGCGGCGACGTACGAGGTGCCGTGGCCGACCAGGTCGGCGAGCACGTTGCCGGCCTTGTCCTGGATCACCGTGCCGTCCGGGACCGGCAGGATCAGGTCCTGGCCGTCCTTTCCGGAACGGTTGCCGCCCTCGCCGGGCTTGCCGTTGGTGGCGCTGCGGTGGGGCTTGTGGTGGTAGTCGAGGAGCGTGGTGACCGACTGGTCGACGACCAGGATCACATCGCCGCCGCGGCCGCCGTTGCCCCCGTCGGGGCCACCGAGCGGCTTGAACTTCTCACGGTGGACGGAGGCACAGCCGTGGCCTCCGTTACCCGCGCCGACATGCAGTTCGACGCGGTCCACGAAGGTGGTCATACAGGTGCCTCCAGCACTGCGAAAAAACGTAAGGGTGTCTTACTGCCTAACACGCGAAAGGCGGACCCGCCTTCCCGCCGGGGAAGTGAGGTCCGCCTCGCGAAAGCTTCCGATCAGGCGACCGGAACGATGTTCACGACCTTGCGGCCACGGTGGGTGCCGAACTGCACCGAACCGGACTCGAGGGCGAACAGCGTGTCGTCGCCGCCACGGCCGACGCCCGCGCCGGGGTGGAAGTGCGTGCCGCGCTGGCGGACCAGGATCTCACCCGCGTTGACGACCTGACCGCCGAAGCGCTTCACGCCGAGCCGCTGGGCATTGGAGTCGCGACCGTTCCGGGTGGACGATGCGCCCTTCTTGTGTGCCATGTCTCCTCAGTCCCTTACTTCGCAGCCGCGGGGATCTCAGTGACCTTGATCGCCGTGTACTGCTGGCGGTGGCCCTGACGACGGCGGTAGCCGGTCTTGTTCTTGTAGCGAAGGATGTCGATCTTCACACCCTTGTGGTGGTCCACGACCTCGGCCTGGACCTTGATGCCGGCCAGCACCCACGGGTCGCTGGTCACAGCGTCGCCGTCGACAACGAGCAGGGTCGAGAGCTCGACCGTGTCGCCAACCTTGGCAGTGGAAATCTTGTCAACCTCAACGATGTCGCCGACAGCAACCTTGTGCTGGCGACCACCGCTGCGCACGATGGCGTACACGCGGATCTCACTCTCTCGCTCTGGGACGGCACCCCCGCAGTCCAGCCCTCCGGGAACGAACACGGACGGCCTCTCCCGACCACCGAGGTAACCGGCACCCGGGAGGAAGAGGGTTTACGGGGATGTGGCATGTCAGCCGACACGCCGACGGTCCACGTTACGGGGCGGCCGTCCGGGGGTCAAACCGGCCCGAGTCCGCCGCGGCCCGCCCCCGGCGGGGCCCGTCACCGCCGCCGTCACCCGCCGGGGGCCGGCCGGACCCTCGCCGTATGCTCGCGGTCCGAAACCAGAGGACACCGGAAGGCGGAGAAGTGAACTACAGGGTCCAGCCCAGCGCCCAGGTCGACGCGGGCGCGGAGATCGGCGCCGGGAGCAGCGTGTGGGACCTCGCGCAGATCCGGGAGGGTGCGCGGCTCGGCGAGGGCTGTGTCGTCGGCCGCGGGGCGTACGTCGGTTCCGGTGTCCGCATGGGCGACAACTGCAAGCTCCAGAACTACGCGCTGGTCTACGAGCCGGCCGAGCTCGGCGACGGTGTCTTCATCGGCCCCGCCGTCGTCCTCACCAACGACCACAACCCGCGCTCCGTGGACCCCGAGGGCAAGCAGAAGCGCGGCGGGGACTGGGAGGCCGTCGGTGTGCGCATCGCCGACGGGGCGTCCATCGGCGCGCGTGCCGTGTGTGTCGCTCCCCTCACCATCGGCCGCTGGGCGATGGTCGCCGCGGGCGCCGTCGTCACCAAGGACGTGCCGGACTTCGCGCTCGTCGTCGGCGTCCCGGCCCGCCGGGCCGGCTGGGTCGGCCGGGCCGGTGTCCGACTGGTGGAGCGGGACGCGGAGCCGGGGGTCTGGGAGTGCCCGCAGACCGGGGCGCTGTACGACGAGAAGGACGGGACCCTCGCCGAGCGCGTCCGCTAGCCCCGCCGGGTCCGCCGGGTCTGCCAGATCCGCCGGGCGCGGGCCGTCCGGCGGCTGAAGCCGGTTGTCCCGGTTTGCACGCCTGTCAACGCAAGATTCACGAAATCGTTATCCGAGCGGGACGAAGGCGGGAAGCCGTGTTCTGACCACGGCATGAACACGACGTACTCGGCGCGCGGGGCAACCCGTCACGGACCTGGTGCGTCTAAGGCTCTGCCTACCATCTTCTTGCCCGTTTCTTTTGCTCAGTCGCCCCC
Above is a genomic segment from Streptomyces asoensis containing:
- the obgE gene encoding GTPase ObgE, which encodes MTTFVDRVELHVGAGNGGHGCASVHREKFKPLGGPDGGNGGRGGDVILVVDQSVTTLLDYHHKPHRSATNGKPGEGGNRSGKDGQDLILPVPDGTVIQDKAGNVLADLVGHGTSYVAAQGGRGGLGNAALASARRKAPGFALLGEPGDFQDIVLELKTVADVALVGYPSAGKSSLISVLSAAKPKIADYPFTTLVPNLGVVTAGSTVYTIADVPGLIPGASQGKGLGLEFLRHVERCSVLVHVLDTATLESERDPLSDLDIIEEELKQYGGLGDRPRLVVLNKIDVPDGKDLAEMVRPDLEARGYRVFEVSAVAHMGLKELSFAVAEMVAAARAARPKEEATRVVIRPKAVDDTGFTVTLEEDGLFRVRGEKPERWVRQTDFNNDEAVGYLADRLNRLGVEDALMKAGARGGDGVAIGPEDNAVVFDWEPSVTAGAEMLGRRGEDHRFEEPRPATQRRRDKQAERDEAAQEFEGFEPF
- the rpmA gene encoding 50S ribosomal protein L27, with the translated sequence MAHKKGASSTRNGRDSNAQRLGVKRFGGQVVNAGEILVRQRGTHFHPGAGVGRGGDDTLFALESGSVQFGTHRGRKVVNIVPVA
- the rplU gene encoding 50S ribosomal protein L21, whose translation is MYAIVRSGGRQHKVAVGDIVEVDKISTAKVGDTVELSTLLVVDGDAVTSDPWVLAGIKVQAEVVDHHKGVKIDILRYKNKTGYRRRQGHRQQYTAIKVTEIPAAAK
- a CDS encoding acyltransferase — encoded protein: MNYRVQPSAQVDAGAEIGAGSSVWDLAQIREGARLGEGCVVGRGAYVGSGVRMGDNCKLQNYALVYEPAELGDGVFIGPAVVLTNDHNPRSVDPEGKQKRGGDWEAVGVRIADGASIGARAVCVAPLTIGRWAMVAAGAVVTKDVPDFALVVGVPARRAGWVGRAGVRLVERDAEPGVWECPQTGALYDEKDGTLAERVR